A window of Clostridium novyi genomic DNA:
TTGTATATTATAAACTGTTTTTTTATTAATGTAATCATTTTTCAAAATAATTTAATGTAAAAAAAGCACCCTAATAAAAGGGTGCTAAGAATGGAATCAGTTGCTTTCATATTGAATTATTTTAACCAATAGTATTAAAATTATACCAAAATAAAAACAATATTTAAAGCACTAAAACACATTTTTTTTATTTTTTTAATTATTTTCCTACAACGTGTACTTTTATCATGTTAGTAGTGCCTGATTCGTGTATTGGAAGTCCTGCAGCTACTACAACAGTATCTCCATCTTTAACGTGTCCTGCTTCTTTAGCAAATGCAACAGATTTTTCGATCATTTCATCAGTTGAATTGAAAGATGTAGCAGTTAATGCATATACTCCACATGATATAGCTAATCTTCTAGTTATTTTGTCATCTGGTGTTACTGCTATAATTGGACATTCTGGTCTATATTTAGCGATCATTTTAGCTGTATTACCAGTTTTAGTTGGTACAATTATTGCAGCAGCATTTAATTCCATAGCTGTTGTGCAAGCACTTAAGCTTATAGCATCTGCAATATTATCAACTTTTTCTGCTTTTCTCTTTTCTAAAGCAGCTTTATGATCAACATATTTTTCAGCAGCTTGAGCTATTCTAGCCATTGTTTGAGCAGCTTGAATTGGATAATCTCCATTAGCAGATTCTCCACTTAGCATTGTAGCATCTGTTCCGTCAAATATAGCGTTTGCTACGTCTGATGCTTCTGCTCTTGTTGGTCTTGGGTTTCTAATCATTGAGTCAAGCATTTGTGTTGCTGTTATAACTGGTTTTCCAGCTTTGTTACATTTAGCTATTATCATTTTTTGAACTATTGGAACTTGTTCTATAGGAATTTCAACTCCCATGTCTCCTCTAGCAACCATGATACCATCAGATACTTCTAATATTTCATCAACATTATCCACACCTTCTTGGTTTTCTATTTTAGAGAATATTCTTATGTGTTCTCCACCATTTTCATCTAAAACTTTTCTTATAGCTAAAACGTCTGATGCTTTTCTTATGAA
This region includes:
- the pyk gene encoding pyruvate kinase, giving the protein MQRTKMVFTIGPASENKEYLRELILAGMSAARLNFSHGDFEEHGGRIKTIRELRKELNKQVAIVLDTKGPEIRTKEFEGKVQLVKGSKFTIYCTEDVMGDATKCTITYADLYKDVKPGNTILIDDGLVGLTVESIEDTKIHCVVANDGVVSSKKGVNVPNVSIKLPAITEKDKGDLIFGCQEEVDMVAASFIRKASDVLAIRKVLDENGGEHIRIFSKIENQEGVDNVDEILEVSDGIMVARGDMGVEIPIEQVPIVQKMIIAKCNKAGKPVITATQMLDSMIRNPRPTRAEASDVANAIFDGTDATMLSGESANGDYPIQAAQTMARIAQAAEKYVDHKAALEKRKAEKVDNIADAISLSACTTAMELNAAAIIVPTKTGNTAKMIAKYRPECPIIAVTPDDKITRRLAISCGVYALTATSFNSTDEMIEKSVAFAKEAGHVKDGDTVVVAAGLPIHESGTTNMIKVHVVGK